Proteins from a genomic interval of Lolium perenne isolate Kyuss_39 chromosome 1, Kyuss_2.0, whole genome shotgun sequence:
- the LOC127315689 gene encoding uncharacterized protein isoform X2, producing MGGADCNSTDFGAAAYWDARYSSPSTGGKGRGGFFDWYQAYPALRPILRACVPTSSRVLMLGCGNSLLSEDMVKDGYEDIANMDISSVVIEQMKEKHMDIPQLTYMQMDVRDMSLFADGSFDCVIDKGTLDAMMCGDDAPHGASKMLEEVARIMRPGGIYMLITYGAPKERLTLLNQARCRWNVELYIMPTPEYQLKRSNGASHASMEKVKLTVDGQLPPDYVFKDPESNFVYVSYKSDTASENNSIVGGQGETTTSE from the exons ATGGGCGGCGCCGACTGCAACAGCACGGATTTCGGCGCCGCCGCCTACTGGGACGCCCGCTACTCCTCCCCCTCCACCGGCGGCAAGGGCCGCGGCGGCTTTTTCGACTGGTACCAGGCGTACCCGGCGCTCCGGCCAATACTCCGCGCCTGCGTTCCCACCTCCTCCCGCGTCCTCATGCTCGGCTGCGGCAACTCCC TTCTGTCGGAGGATATGGTAAAGGATGGTTACGAGGACATAGCAAACATGGACATCTCCTCGGTTGTTATCGAGCAGATGAAGGAGAAACACATGGATATCCCACAGCTTACAT ATATGCAGATGGATGTCAGGGATATGAGTCTCTTTGCAGATGGATCGTTTGATTGCGTCATTGACAAAG GGACCTTGGATGCTATGATG TGTGGCGATGATGCCCCTCACGGTGCTTCCAAAATGCTAGAAGAAGTGGCAAG GATTATGAGACCTGGTGGAATTTATATGTTG ATAACATATGGTGCTCCTAAGGAACGTCTCACACTTTTGAATCAAGCCCGATGCCGTTGGAATGTTGAGCTATACATTATGC CCACACCTGAATACCAGTTGAAACGGAGCAATGGCGCTTCACACGCTTCCATGGAGAAAGTTAAACTGACAGTGGATGGCCAACTGCCGCCTGACTATGTTTTTAAGGATCCAGAGTCAAATTTCGTTTATGTTAGTTACAAGTCAGATACAGCGAGTGAAAATAATTCCATAGTTGGTGGTCAAGGGGAAACCACGACTTCTGAATAA
- the LOC127315689 gene encoding uncharacterized protein isoform X1 encodes MGGADCNSTDFGAAAYWDARYSSPSTGGKGRGGFFDWYQAYPALRPILRACVPTSSRVLMLGCGNSLLSEDMVKDGYEDIANMDISSVVIEQMKEKHMDIPQLTYMQMDVRDMSLFADGSFDCVIDKGTLDAMMCGDDAPHGASKMLEEVARIMRPGGIYMLITYGAPKERLTLLNQARCRWNVELYIMPATPEYQLKRSNGASHASMEKVKLTVDGQLPPDYVFKDPESNFVYVSYKSDTASENNSIVGGQGETTTSE; translated from the exons ATGGGCGGCGCCGACTGCAACAGCACGGATTTCGGCGCCGCCGCCTACTGGGACGCCCGCTACTCCTCCCCCTCCACCGGCGGCAAGGGCCGCGGCGGCTTTTTCGACTGGTACCAGGCGTACCCGGCGCTCCGGCCAATACTCCGCGCCTGCGTTCCCACCTCCTCCCGCGTCCTCATGCTCGGCTGCGGCAACTCCC TTCTGTCGGAGGATATGGTAAAGGATGGTTACGAGGACATAGCAAACATGGACATCTCCTCGGTTGTTATCGAGCAGATGAAGGAGAAACACATGGATATCCCACAGCTTACAT ATATGCAGATGGATGTCAGGGATATGAGTCTCTTTGCAGATGGATCGTTTGATTGCGTCATTGACAAAG GGACCTTGGATGCTATGATG TGTGGCGATGATGCCCCTCACGGTGCTTCCAAAATGCTAGAAGAAGTGGCAAG GATTATGAGACCTGGTGGAATTTATATGTTG ATAACATATGGTGCTCCTAAGGAACGTCTCACACTTTTGAATCAAGCCCGATGCCGTTGGAATGTTGAGCTATACATTATGC CAGCCACACCTGAATACCAGTTGAAACGGAGCAATGGCGCTTCACACGCTTCCATGGAGAAAGTTAAACTGACAGTGGATGGCCAACTGCCGCCTGACTATGTTTTTAAGGATCCAGAGTCAAATTTCGTTTATGTTAGTTACAAGTCAGATACAGCGAGTGAAAATAATTCCATAGTTGGTGGTCAAGGGGAAACCACGACTTCTGAATAA
- the LOC127307145 gene encoding 26S proteasome regulatory subunit 6B homolog, giving the protein MSAAAVSHTAPAALPSAAPPCYPATSGPSYAAEDDLYGLLQSLQRRMEFVAIQEEYVKDEQKHLMRDLLHAQEEMKLVQAAPLVTGHFMEMVDGSNGIVGSTTGRSYYVPILSTIDRELLEPSASVALHRHSKALVGVLPPEADYSVSLLGPSEKPSVLYTDIGGCDIQKQEIREAVELPLTHHELYKQIGIDPPRGVLLYGPPGTGKTMLAKAVACHTSAAFIRVAGSEFVQKYLGEGPRMVRDVFRLARENAPAIIFIDEVDAIATARFDAQTGADREVQRILMELLNQMDGFDQTVNVKVIMATNRADTLDPALLRPGRLDRKIEFPLPDRRQKRLVFQVCTAKMNLSDEVDLEDYVSRPDKISAADISAICQEAGMHAVRKNRYVILPKDFEKGYQTNVKKPETDFDFYK; this is encoded by the coding sequence ATGTCGGCCGCAGCAGTATCACACACCGCTCCCGCAGCTCTCCCGTCGGCGGCTCCGCCATGCTACCCCGCCACCTCTGGCCCTTCCTACGCCGCCGAGGACGACCTCTACGGTCTCCTCCAATCGCTCCAGCGTCGCATGGAGTTCGTCGCGATCCAGGAGGAGTACGTGAAGGACGAGCAGAAGCACCTGATGCGCGACCTGCTGCACGCGCAGGAAGAGATGAAGCTGGTCCAGGCCGCGCCCCTCGTGACCGGCCATTTCATGGAGATGGTGGACGGCAGCAACGGCATCGTGGGGTCGACCACCGGCAGGAGCTACTACGTGCCGATCCTCAGCACCATCGACCGCGAGCTGCTGGAGCCGTCGGCGTCGGTCGCCCTGCACCGCCACTCCAAAGCGCTCGTCGGCGTGCTGCCTCCCGAGGCGGACTACAGCGTCTCGCTGCTCGGGCCATCGGAGAAGCCTAGCGTCCTGTACACGGACATCGGGGGATGTGATATCCAGAAGCAAGAAATACGCGAGGCCGTCGAGCTGCCTCTGACACATCACGAGCTGTACAAGCAGATCGGTATTGATCCTCCCAGAGGGGTGCTGCTCTATGGTCCTCCAGGCACCGGCAAGACGATGCTTGCGAAAGCCGTGGCATGTCACACCAGCGCTGCTTTCATCAGGGTGGCTGGTTCAGAGTTTGTGCAAAAGTACTTGGGGGAGGGCCCGAGGATGGTTCGGGATGTGTTCCGCTTGGCTAGAGAGAATGCCCCTGCTATAATATTCATCGACGAggttgatgccatagccactgctCGATTCGATGCTCAGACCGGTGCTGACCGAGAGGTTCAGCGTATTCTAATGGAGCTACTCAATCAGATGGACGGGTTTGACCAGACGGTGAATGTGAAGGTTATCATGGCCACCAACCGGGCAGACACTCTAGACCCTGCCCTGTTGCGTCCAGGAAGATTGGACAGGAAAATTGAGTTCCCTCTGCCAGACCGTAGGCAGAAGAGGCTTGTTTTCCAAGTCTGTACTGCTAAGATGAACTTGAGTGACGAGGTCGATTTGGAAGATTATGTCTCCAGGCCGGATAAAATCAGTGCTGCTGATATCTCCGCTATTTGCCAAGAAGCTGGCATGCATGCTGTCCGCAAAAATCGGTATGTTATCCTCCCCAAGGACTTCGAGAAGGGCTACCAAACCAACGTGAAGAAGCCTGAGACAGACTTTGACTTCTACAAATGA